In the Pirellulales bacterium genome, one interval contains:
- a CDS encoding UbiA-like polyprenyltransferase, whose protein sequence is MLRQTRHFLELIRFSHTVFALPFALLAAVMAWGLGGGDHSSLGLKAPGEVSWNLGQVPLPDERNFVQVPLPEGVFWWQLLGILVCMVTARSAAMAFNRLVDRDVDAANPRTRGRHLPAGLLSVPAVVLFILLSAAGFVAGTLLFLPNWLPLALSLPVLMFLCGYSYAKRFTALAHYWLGAALMLAPICAWIAIRGTVLLSNPADILPAVLLGAAVCAWVGGFDIIYACQDADFDRATGLSSLPARLGVAAALRLAAFSHAVTVLLLALLPLVYPAFGWIYGLTVAGIAGLLIYEHALVRPTDLSRVNQAFFSVNAVIGLVLLVLGSIDVWW, encoded by the coding sequence ATGCTGCGTCAGACGCGTCATTTTTTGGAATTGATCCGCTTTAGCCACACGGTCTTTGCCCTGCCGTTCGCGCTTTTGGCGGCGGTCATGGCCTGGGGATTGGGCGGGGGGGATCATTCCAGCTTAGGCTTAAAAGCTCCTGGTGAAGTCAGCTGGAACTTAGGGCAAGTTCCGCTACCAGATGAACGGAACTTTGTGCAAGTTCCGCTACCAGAGGGCGTATTCTGGTGGCAACTGCTGGGCATTCTAGTCTGCATGGTCACCGCCCGCAGCGCGGCGATGGCGTTTAATCGGCTGGTCGATCGCGATGTGGACGCGGCCAATCCCCGCACGCGGGGGCGGCACCTGCCGGCGGGCCTACTGAGCGTTCCAGCCGTGGTTCTGTTTATCCTGCTTTCAGCTGCGGGGTTTGTGGCGGGGACCTTGCTATTTTTGCCAAATTGGCTCCCCTTGGCTTTGTCGCTGCCCGTCCTGATGTTTTTGTGCGGTTACAGCTACGCCAAGCGGTTCACCGCGCTCGCCCATTATTGGTTGGGGGCGGCCTTGATGCTGGCCCCCATCTGCGCCTGGATCGCCATTCGGGGGACTGTGCTGCTTAGTAACCCAGCGGATATTCTCCCCGCAGTGCTACTAGGCGCTGCGGTTTGCGCTTGGGTGGGAGGGTTTGACATTATCTATGCTTGCCAAGATGCGGACTTTGACCGAGCGACGGGGTTAAGCAGCCTCCCCGCGCGCTTGGGTGTGGCGGCAGCGTTGCGTTTGGCGGCGTTCAGCCATGCCGTAACCGTGCTGCTCTTGGCGTTATTACCCTTGGTCTATCCCGCCTTTGGCTGGATTTATGGCCTGACCGTGGCGGGTATCGCGGGCCTCTTGATTTACGAACATGCCCTGGTCCGACCGACCGACTTATCTCGAGTCAATCAGGCGTTTTTCTCTGTTAATGCCGTGATAGGGCTGGTACTGTTGGTCCTGGGTAGCATCGATGTTTGGTGGTAA
- a CDS encoding 30S ribosomal protein S1 translates to MVNRNLIRGLEYEDESLEAELNLALEGNLEDYILGGDDDISVNRIVEGRILRVDEEFVLIDVGYKSEGQIPRNEWEENEPPPEPGQVVRVLIEDVEDSTGFGEESRGMILLSKRKAKKIDDWEKVMQSIHEGDTVTGTVLRKIKGGLLVDLDGVNVFLPASQVDIRRPNDIGDYVGRTISCIVLKIDDERRNIVVSRRALIEQERVIKKKQLLETLQEGQTRKGVVKNIADFGAFVDLGGIDGLLHITDMSWGRINHPTEMVQIDQELEVMVLHIDREREKIALGLKQKSASPWDQVGDKYPVGSVHKGSVVNVMSYGAFVKLEEGIEGLVHISEMSWTKRISHPNELVHIDDEIQVVILKIDGEKHEISLGMKQTQENPWDKVVDRYPVDAEVTGTVRNLTNYGAFIEIEEGIDGLLHVSDMSWTRKISHPSEVVEKGQKLKCRVLSVDQQRRRIALGLKQLDEDPWATEIPSKYQPGQLVKGKVTKLTNFGVFVGLENGLEGLLHISELAEHKVDNPEDVVKVGEEIEVKILRVDTDERKIGLSRKRVEWSEETAAAEEAAEANAAAASEAATPAPKELKGGVGQAGPLFGTTEGKT, encoded by the coding sequence ATGGTCAATCGGAACCTAATTCGCGGTCTGGAATACGAGGATGAATCGCTAGAGGCGGAGCTCAATCTGGCCTTGGAAGGTAATCTGGAAGATTACATCCTGGGCGGGGATGACGACATTTCCGTCAATCGTATTGTCGAAGGCCGCATTCTGAGGGTGGATGAGGAATTTGTCTTAATTGACGTGGGTTACAAAAGCGAGGGGCAAATCCCGCGGAACGAATGGGAAGAAAACGAGCCCCCGCCTGAACCGGGCCAAGTGGTGCGGGTGCTGATCGAGGATGTGGAGGACTCCACCGGTTTTGGCGAAGAATCGCGCGGGATGATACTCTTATCCAAGCGCAAGGCCAAGAAGATCGACGATTGGGAAAAGGTGATGCAGTCCATCCACGAGGGGGACACCGTCACCGGCACCGTGCTGCGCAAGATCAAGGGTGGGCTGTTGGTGGATTTGGACGGGGTGAATGTCTTTTTGCCCGCCAGTCAGGTCGATATCCGCCGTCCCAACGATATTGGCGACTACGTCGGCCGCACGATCAGTTGCATCGTGCTCAAGATCGACGACGAGCGGCGTAATATCGTGGTTAGCCGCCGGGCGCTCATTGAACAAGAGCGCGTCATCAAGAAAAAACAACTGCTGGAAACCCTGCAAGAAGGCCAAACCCGCAAGGGCGTGGTCAAGAATATCGCCGACTTTGGCGCGTTTGTGGATTTGGGGGGGATCGACGGCCTGTTGCACATCACCGACATGAGTTGGGGCCGCATCAACCACCCGACCGAGATGGTGCAGATCGACCAAGAACTGGAAGTCATGGTGCTGCATATCGACCGCGAACGCGAAAAAATCGCGCTCGGGCTAAAGCAAAAGAGCGCCAGCCCGTGGGACCAGGTGGGAGACAAATACCCCGTAGGCAGCGTGCACAAGGGCTCCGTGGTCAATGTCATGAGCTACGGCGCGTTTGTAAAGCTCGAAGAAGGGATCGAGGGGCTGGTCCACATCAGCGAAATGTCCTGGACCAAACGGATCAGCCATCCCAACGAGTTGGTGCATATTGACGACGAGATTCAGGTGGTCATCCTCAAAATCGACGGCGAAAAGCACGAAATCAGCCTGGGCATGAAACAAACCCAGGAAAACCCCTGGGACAAGGTCGTCGACCGTTACCCGGTCGATGCCGAGGTCACGGGCACTGTGCGCAACCTAACCAACTATGGCGCGTTTATCGAGATCGAGGAGGGGATCGACGGCCTGTTGCATGTCAGCGATATGTCCTGGACTCGCAAAATCAGCCATCCCAGCGAAGTCGTCGAAAAGGGACAAAAGCTCAAATGCCGCGTCCTTTCCGTCGATCAGCAGCGCCGCCGCATTGCCCTGGGACTCAAGCAGTTGGACGAGGATCCCTGGGCGACCGAAATTCCGAGCAAGTACCAGCCCGGCCAACTTGTCAAAGGCAAGGTGACCAAGCTGACCAACTTTGGCGTGTTTGTCGGTCTCGAAAACGGCCTGGAAGGCTTGCTGCATATTAGCGAGCTGGCCGAACATAAGGTCGACAACCCCGAAGACGTGGTCAAGGTGGGGGAAGAGATCGAAGTCAAGATTTTGCGAGTTGACACCGACGAACGCAAAATTGGCCTCAGCCGCAAGCGCGTGGAATGGTCGGAAGAAACCGCCGCCGCCGAGGAAGCCGCGGAGGCCAACGCCGCCGCTGCCAGCGAAGCCGCCACGCCCGCGCCCAAGGAGCTAAAAGGAGGGGTCGGCCAAGCGGGACCACTGTTTGGCACGACCGAAGGGAAAACCTAA
- the mch gene encoding methenyltetrahydromethanopterin cyclohydrolase, with protein sequence MPPVAPADFELNANTDEFVDLLLAQQRQLNLQATTCPDTGARLIDLGNQCAGGLEAGRCLAEICLATLGDVRIVPARAELSSGPAVQVQTDWPLVACLASQYAGWKLAQDKYFAMGSGPFRLAAIKEPLFAKFGWEREQATSVVGILEARGFPPPELIAKIAEDCQVTTPGVTLLAAPTASLAGGVQIVARSVETALHKLLELGFDVSKVISGYGVSPLPPPGKDDLAAIGRTNDAILYGGEVTLYVRCEDDLLAEYGPQTPSQASDDYGQPFQAIFERYQGDFYQIDPHLFSPAVVTFHNLATGRTFQYGKLNPAVLQESFFGGPL encoded by the coding sequence ATGCCGCCGGTCGCACCCGCCGATTTTGAACTTAACGCCAACACGGACGAGTTTGTCGATTTGCTCTTAGCCCAGCAGCGGCAGTTAAATCTGCAGGCAACGACTTGCCCCGACACCGGCGCGCGGCTGATTGACTTGGGCAATCAATGCGCCGGGGGTCTCGAAGCGGGGCGTTGCCTGGCCGAAATTTGCCTGGCCACGCTAGGAGATGTGCGGATCGTTCCAGCACGGGCGGAGTTATCATCCGGTCCCGCGGTTCAAGTTCAAACCGACTGGCCGCTGGTCGCCTGCCTGGCCAGTCAATATGCCGGTTGGAAGCTCGCTCAGGATAAGTACTTTGCCATGGGGTCCGGTCCGTTCCGTCTGGCCGCGATAAAGGAACCGTTGTTTGCCAAATTTGGCTGGGAACGGGAGCAAGCGACCAGCGTAGTGGGCATTCTCGAAGCCCGCGGTTTTCCACCGCCCGAGTTGATTGCCAAAATTGCCGAGGATTGCCAGGTGACGACGCCGGGCGTGACCCTGTTGGCCGCCCCCACGGCCAGTTTAGCGGGGGGGGTGCAAATCGTGGCTCGATCCGTCGAAACCGCGTTGCATAAATTACTAGAGTTGGGGTTTGACGTTAGCAAGGTTATTAGCGGTTATGGCGTGTCGCCGCTTCCTCCGCCAGGAAAAGACGATCTGGCTGCTATCGGGCGGACAAATGACGCGATCTTATACGGTGGCGAAGTTACCCTGTATGTCCGCTGCGAAGACGACCTGTTGGCGGAATACGGTCCCCAGACCCCCAGCCAGGCGAGCGATGACTATGGCCAGCCCTTTCAAGCGATCTTTGAGCGCTATCAAGGGGACTTTTACCAAATTGATCCCCACCTGTTTAGCCCGGCGGTGGTGACATTTCATAATTTGGCCACGGGACGAACATTTCAATACGGCAAGTTGAATCCCGCGGTGTTGCAAGAATCGTTCTTTGGCGGTCCATTGTGA
- a CDS encoding RimK family alpha-L-glutamate ligase, protein MQIAVLATPDSWYFRDLLRAAAERHTLIPLSYRQLCGGWLGGVRDAGRELRVVGEMRGQGLGARGQGGVERDAGRGTGDAGGMREAVKSQIFSGENSLLDFDALLVRSMPAGSLEQIVLRMDLLGELARQGRIIVNPPRALETAIDKFLTSARLAAAGLPIPRTWVAQTVAEALRGFDDLGRDVVLKPLFGSEGRGIARLTDADLAERAFQLQSQLGGVLYLQEFLPHQGGDYRILIIGQRHWAIRRHNAHDWRSNISRGGAAEPCELPEAWIDLAYRAAAAVGAEIAGVDLLTADNGQLYVIEVNAVPGWRGLAQACHVDIAGEIITYLASPPR, encoded by the coding sequence ATGCAGATTGCCGTTTTAGCCACGCCCGACAGTTGGTACTTTCGTGATCTGCTCCGCGCGGCGGCGGAACGACACACGCTGATTCCGCTTTCATATCGGCAACTGTGCGGAGGCTGGCTGGGCGGTGTGCGGGACGCGGGTCGCGAGTTGCGGGTCGTGGGGGAAATGCGGGGTCAGGGGTTAGGGGCTAGGGGGCAGGGGGGAGTGGAGAGAGACGCGGGTCGCGGGACGGGGGACGCGGGAGGAATGCGAGAAGCGGTTAAATCTCAGATATTTTCTGGCGAAAATTCCCTGCTCGATTTTGACGCGCTTCTGGTTCGATCGATGCCCGCCGGGTCCCTCGAGCAGATTGTCCTCCGCATGGACCTCCTGGGCGAACTGGCCCGGCAGGGACGCATTATCGTCAATCCCCCCCGCGCGCTCGAAACGGCAATCGATAAATTTCTCACCTCCGCACGGCTGGCCGCGGCGGGGCTGCCCATCCCGCGCACCTGGGTCGCACAGACCGTGGCGGAGGCCCTGCGTGGTTTTGACGATTTGGGACGCGATGTCGTTCTCAAACCGCTCTTTGGGTCCGAGGGACGCGGTATCGCCCGCCTGACCGATGCGGACCTGGCGGAGCGGGCGTTTCAATTGCAATCACAACTCGGGGGCGTGTTGTATTTGCAAGAATTTTTGCCCCATCAGGGGGGCGATTATCGCATCCTCATCATCGGCCAGCGGCACTGGGCCATCCGCCGCCACAACGCGCACGATTGGCGCAGCAATATCAGTCGGGGGGGCGCTGCCGAGCCGTGCGAACTTCCCGAAGCCTGGATCGATTTGGCATATCGGGCAGCCGCCGCCGTGGGAGCGGAAATCGCCGGCGTCGATCTGTTAACAGCGGACAATGGCCAATTGTACGTCATCGAGGTTAACGCCGTCCCGGGCTGGCGCGGCCTGGCACAAGCATGCCATGTGGACATTGCAGGAGAAATCATCACCTATCTGGCTAGCCCGCCGCGTTAG
- the pdxA gene encoding 4-hydroxythreonine-4-phosphate dehydrogenase PdxA: MKLPTPLALTMGDPAGVGPELILRALANVELWQTTFPIVFGDAEILRRCADKLDLPRPENVLPLADWSLVATDAQRASQPVIVDHAACTAGSIVPGQLDATTGAASYAYIDSAITAALSGRVRGVVTAPISKEALHAAGYSFPGHTEIFAARCQAEPTCMLQYSPEITCAFVTTHVGYADVPALLTPQRILAVIELAGNALRKIKGTEPALVVCGLNPHAGEHGLFGNQEEERLIQPAVDQARARGWRVEGPLPPDTAFIPAKRQSTDAYICLYHDQGHIPVKALAFDSAVNTTLGLPIVRTSVDHGTANDIAWRGIANPGSLFAAIRLARRLAGE, encoded by the coding sequence ATGAAACTACCCACTCCACTCGCGCTCACGATGGGGGACCCCGCGGGGGTCGGGCCGGAACTGATCCTGCGTGCTTTGGCGAACGTGGAACTGTGGCAAACAACCTTTCCCATCGTCTTTGGCGACGCGGAGATCTTGCGTCGCTGCGCCGACAAACTGGATTTGCCCCGCCCGGAAAACGTCCTCCCGCTGGCCGATTGGTCCCTTGTCGCGACGGATGCTCAACGGGCCTCGCAACCAGTCATTGTGGATCATGCCGCGTGCACAGCCGGATCGATTGTCCCCGGCCAACTAGACGCCACGACCGGCGCGGCCAGTTACGCCTACATTGACTCGGCCATCACCGCGGCGCTGTCCGGTCGCGTGCGGGGAGTCGTCACCGCCCCCATCAGCAAGGAAGCCCTGCACGCCGCCGGGTATAGCTTTCCCGGTCATACCGAAATTTTTGCCGCCCGCTGCCAGGCCGAACCGACCTGCATGCTGCAATACTCCCCGGAAATCACCTGCGCGTTTGTCACCACCCATGTCGGTTATGCGGACGTCCCCGCGCTGCTCACGCCCCAGCGAATTTTGGCCGTGATTGAACTGGCCGGTAACGCCCTGCGAAAAATCAAAGGAACGGAGCCAGCACTCGTCGTCTGCGGCCTCAATCCCCATGCCGGCGAACATGGGTTGTTTGGCAACCAAGAAGAAGAACGCCTGATTCAGCCCGCCGTTGACCAAGCCCGCGCGCGGGGTTGGCGGGTGGAAGGGCCGCTCCCCCCCGACACGGCGTTTATTCCGGCCAAGCGTCAATCAACTGACGCTTATATTTGTCTGTACCACGATCAAGGGCACATCCCGGTTAAGGCACTCGCCTTTGACAGTGCAGTCAACACCACCCTGGGTCTGCCGATTGTCCGCACCAGCGTGGATCATGGCACGGCCAATGACATTGCCTGGCGGGGAATTGCGAATCCGGGGAGTCTGTTTGCGGCGATCCGACTTGCCCGGCGACTGGCCGGGGAATAA
- a CDS encoding Glu/Leu/Phe/Val dehydrogenase dimerization domain-containing protein, with product MASGTKSLDATRLYFDKAADLLELSENMRTLLLSPRREITVEISIERDNGEIAVFQGYRVQHDKSRGPMKGGLRYHPEVDLDEVRSLAALMTWKTAVVNLPYGGAKGGIGIDPRQYSLRELERITRKFVDEIHDLFGPDTDIPAPDMGTGPEVMAWIMNQYEKYHGFSPACVTGKPVDLYGLPGRDEATGRGVGIVVMKLLSRLGRKPEQTRVAIQGFGNVGSHAARFLTDAQCKIVAVGDASGDYYSREGLKIGELLDYAAGNKNSLAGYKGAEMIGPPGSQFTLDVDLLIPAALGGVLTAKNAPLVKAPIIVEAANSPTQPDADEIFAAAGKTVVPDILANAGGVTASYFEWVQNRQYYRWGINRVRQELDRAMGDAFEAVWQLSHERNVSLRTAAYMLGIGRVGRATVLSGIA from the coding sequence ATGGCTTCCGGCACAAAATCCCTCGACGCAACTCGCTTATATTTTGATAAGGCAGCGGATCTGCTGGAACTTTCGGAAAATATGCGGACGCTGCTGCTCAGTCCGCGGCGCGAGATCACCGTGGAGATCTCCATCGAGCGCGATAATGGCGAGATCGCCGTGTTTCAGGGGTATCGCGTGCAACACGACAAATCGCGCGGTCCGATGAAAGGGGGGCTGCGTTACCATCCCGAGGTGGACCTGGACGAAGTGCGCTCGTTGGCCGCGCTGATGACCTGGAAGACCGCTGTGGTGAATCTGCCGTATGGAGGAGCCAAAGGAGGGATCGGCATCGACCCGCGGCAATACAGCCTCCGCGAATTAGAACGCATCACTCGCAAATTTGTCGATGAAATCCATGACCTGTTTGGGCCGGACACCGACATTCCAGCGCCCGACATGGGGACCGGGCCCGAGGTCATGGCCTGGATCATGAATCAATACGAAAAATACCACGGCTTTAGCCCCGCCTGTGTCACTGGCAAGCCGGTCGACTTGTACGGCCTTCCCGGCCGCGATGAAGCCACCGGCCGCGGCGTGGGGATCGTGGTGATGAAGCTCCTCAGCCGCCTGGGGCGCAAGCCAGAGCAAACCCGCGTGGCAATCCAAGGGTTTGGTAATGTCGGTTCGCATGCGGCGCGGTTTTTGACCGATGCCCAGTGTAAAATCGTGGCGGTGGGGGATGCCAGCGGGGATTATTATTCCCGGGAGGGCCTGAAGATTGGGGAGCTGCTGGATTACGCGGCGGGAAATAAAAACTCCCTGGCAGGCTATAAGGGGGCGGAAATGATCGGCCCGCCCGGCAGTCAATTTACCTTGGATGTCGATTTGCTCATTCCCGCGGCGCTCGGCGGCGTGCTCACCGCCAAAAACGCCCCGCTGGTCAAGGCGCCGATTATTGTCGAGGCGGCCAACTCCCCCACCCAGCCCGACGCTGATGAAATATTTGCCGCGGCGGGCAAGACCGTGGTGCCCGACATTTTGGCGAACGCCGGGGGGGTCACCGCCAGTTATTTTGAATGGGTCCAAAATCGCCAATATTACCGCTGGGGAATCAATCGCGTCCGCCAAGAGCTGGACCGGGCCATGGGGGACGCTTTTGAGGCGGTTTGGCAACTTTCCCACGAACGAAACGTTTCCCTGCGCACGGCGGCCTATATGCTAGGCATTGGCCGCGTCGGACGGGCTACCGTGCTCAGCGGCATTGCCTAA
- a CDS encoding cyclic nucleotide-binding domain-containing protein, with product MPTVKSVDIRVLRQLPLFRNLNESECRQVAEIIKPLQFHAGDTIVKQGESSRNLWILQTGVCEVTKRTRPERSDSEEIVLAIIEPPSYFGEMSFFNPAPNSANVRARTDMHVLRISHGDYQDLINEGVWAVYKVAYNVIQGLSDRMRRMDEWVTELLHDSHPEVINVPEWNQFREKMLNRWKVQESVDGQV from the coding sequence ATGCCAACCGTTAAATCCGTCGATATTCGCGTCTTGCGCCAGTTGCCACTGTTTCGCAACTTAAACGAAAGTGAATGCCGCCAGGTCGCGGAAATCATCAAGCCCCTGCAATTTCACGCGGGGGATACCATCGTCAAGCAAGGGGAATCCAGCCGCAATTTGTGGATTTTGCAAACCGGCGTGTGCGAAGTCACCAAGCGAACACGGCCCGAACGTTCCGACTCGGAAGAGATCGTTCTGGCGATAATCGAACCCCCCAGTTATTTTGGCGAAATGTCGTTTTTTAATCCGGCCCCCAACTCGGCCAATGTGCGGGCCAGAACCGATATGCATGTGTTGCGCATTTCACACGGTGATTACCAGGATCTGATCAATGAGGGAGTCTGGGCGGTTTACAAAGTCGCCTACAACGTCATTCAAGGGTTGTCCGACCGGATGCGACGCATGGACGAATGGGTGACAGAGCTTTTGCACGACAGCCACCCCGAAGTAATCAACGTGCCGGAATGGAACCAATTTCGCGAAAAGATGCTCAACCGCTGGAAAGTGCAAGAGTCCGTGGATGGCCAAGTGTGA
- the mqnE gene encoding aminofutalosine synthase MqnE translates to MTPKFADIRKKVLAHERLTLEDGVYLYSPEVHLNDVGELANLVRRRKNGNAAYYNINTHLNATNVCVYRCIFCAFRADLRDPRGYVMSDEQILARGREAVENGCTEMHIVGGLHHMKGFDWYLNTIKILHENYPALHLKGWTAVEINWFTHLTKWPVRKILEELCAAGLGSLPGGGAEIFHPEVRDIICEHKSDATNWLEIHRTAHELGLRSNATMLYGHIENAYHRIDHLLRLRDLQDQTGGFQTFIPLAFHPENTKLSHIKKPSALMDLRTMAISRLMLDNFDHVKAYWIMLGIPTAQLALSYGADDIDGTVRHELIYHDAGADTPEILSVEQIRRLIKETGHEPIERDTLYHRVERDGNTWQAGEQITTLATASTL, encoded by the coding sequence ATGACCCCCAAATTTGCGGACATTCGAAAGAAAGTACTCGCCCACGAGCGGCTGACCCTGGAGGACGGGGTTTATCTGTACTCGCCCGAAGTGCATCTGAATGACGTGGGTGAATTGGCCAATCTGGTCCGCCGGCGGAAGAACGGCAACGCCGCGTATTACAACATTAATACGCACTTAAACGCGACCAATGTCTGCGTGTACCGCTGCATCTTTTGCGCGTTCCGGGCCGACCTGCGCGACCCACGGGGCTACGTTATGAGCGATGAGCAAATCTTGGCCCGGGGGCGGGAGGCCGTGGAAAATGGTTGTACCGAGATGCACATAGTCGGCGGGCTGCATCACATGAAGGGGTTTGATTGGTATTTAAACACCATCAAAATTCTGCATGAGAATTATCCAGCATTGCATCTCAAGGGGTGGACCGCGGTCGAGATCAATTGGTTTACACACCTTACAAAATGGCCCGTGCGAAAAATCCTGGAGGAATTGTGCGCGGCCGGTCTGGGGAGTCTCCCCGGTGGCGGAGCGGAAATTTTTCATCCCGAAGTGCGCGACATCATTTGCGAGCATAAATCCGACGCCACCAATTGGCTGGAGATTCACCGCACTGCCCACGAATTGGGCCTGCGTTCCAATGCGACCATGCTATACGGCCACATCGAGAACGCCTACCACCGGATTGATCATCTGTTGCGTCTGCGAGATTTGCAGGACCAAACGGGCGGCTTTCAAACGTTCATCCCGTTGGCATTTCACCCCGAAAATACCAAGCTGAGCCACATCAAAAAGCCCTCCGCGCTCATGGACCTGCGCACGATGGCCATCAGCCGGCTGATGCTGGACAACTTTGACCATGTCAAGGCTTACTGGATCATGCTGGGGATCCCCACGGCGCAGCTAGCCCTCAGCTATGGGGCGGATGACATTGACGGAACCGTGCGGCATGAGCTGATCTATCATGACGCCGGGGCGGACACGCCTGAAATCCTCAGCGTGGAACAAATCCGCCGCCTGATAAAGGAGACCGGCCACGAACCAATCGAGCGGGACACGTTGTATCACCGGGTAGAACGGGACGGGAACACGTGGCAGGCTGGGGAGCAAATTACCACGCTAGCGACAGCCAGCACCCTTTAA
- the pyrF gene encoding orotidine-5'-phosphate decarboxylase, producing the protein MFSTYLTNAIRQKGNPVVVGLDPRWDSLPSQLRGSVQSGDLQGMAAAYEQFCLGVLDVVAPLVPVVKPQAAFFEELGPAGMVALGNVITAARGRKLIVILDGKRNDIGTTAAAYAAAYLRPSYLSTINPQSADTGQKDLQRAPQHYPWDAHALTVSPYLGEDSLTPFLDVAIQNDCGIFVLVKTSNPGGGMFQDLVANGKKIYEHVAAWVEKQSAKTADATGYGCCGAVVGATYPEQLAELRALMPHTWILIPGYGAQGGTAAAVTSGFDEQGLGAVVNNSRGIIFAYKNAPYAEKYGEARWQTAVEAATLEMIEQLRAETPVGRL; encoded by the coding sequence GTGTTTTCCACCTATTTAACCAACGCGATCCGCCAAAAAGGAAACCCCGTCGTGGTCGGCCTCGACCCACGCTGGGATTCCCTCCCTTCCCAGCTACGCGGCTCCGTTCAGTCCGGTGATTTGCAGGGGATGGCCGCGGCCTACGAACAGTTCTGCTTGGGCGTGTTGGATGTGGTCGCGCCGCTGGTCCCCGTGGTCAAACCCCAAGCGGCATTCTTTGAGGAATTAGGCCCCGCGGGAATGGTAGCCCTGGGCAATGTCATCACGGCGGCGCGGGGACGCAAACTCATCGTGATTTTGGATGGAAAACGCAACGATATTGGCACCACCGCCGCCGCCTATGCCGCGGCTTATTTGCGTCCCTCGTATCTTTCCACGATAAATCCGCAGTCCGCAGATACCGGGCAAAAAGACCTTCAGCGCGCGCCGCAGCATTACCCCTGGGATGCCCACGCGCTCACCGTTAGCCCTTACCTGGGGGAAGATAGTTTGACTCCTTTTTTAGACGTGGCTATCCAAAATGATTGTGGAATTTTCGTGCTGGTAAAGACTAGCAACCCCGGCGGAGGCATGTTTCAGGACCTGGTAGCCAACGGTAAAAAAATATACGAGCATGTCGCCGCCTGGGTGGAGAAACAATCCGCCAAAACCGCTGACGCCACAGGATATGGATGTTGCGGAGCGGTCGTCGGGGCAACCTACCCCGAACAACTTGCCGAACTGCGGGCATTGATGCCACACACCTGGATCTTGATTCCCGGTTATGGAGCCCAAGGGGGCACCGCCGCCGCCGTGACCAGCGGTTTTGACGAGCAGGGTTTGGGGGCGGTGGTAAATAACTCGCGGGGGATTATTTTTGCCTACAAGAATGCCCCTTATGCCGAAAAATACGGCGAGGCGCGCTGGCAAACCGCGGTGGAAGCGGCCACTCTCGAGATGATCGAACAACTTCGGGCGGAAACCCCCGTGGGACGGCTGTGA
- a CDS encoding DUF58 domain-containing protein, translated as MQSLLNRYLDPAVLAQVADRHFEPRQLVLGNLAGAHKSPLAGFAVEFAGHREYAPGDDPKHIDWRVYFTRDKYFIKQYEMETNFVAHLLLDVSASMRYGADEQQKLAYAAKMLVSLGYSIVKQSDKVALATFDTQIRGVIPPSNSMSQILRMTEHLDKIQPVEKTSLTECLSELTGRMGRRQIIMIFSDFLTDLSGLESALQQMRYNKHEVILFQTLHHDELEFDFEGMVKFVGLEITEEILTQPDELRRGYLQALRKFQDNLAEICYRNRVEHVVVDTSRPMAEVLADYLNQRSLLAMSR; from the coding sequence ATGCAGTCCCTCCTTAATCGCTATCTCGATCCGGCCGTTCTCGCCCAGGTGGCCGACCGGCATTTTGAGCCGCGGCAGTTGGTGCTGGGCAATCTGGCCGGCGCGCACAAATCGCCGCTCGCCGGTTTTGCGGTGGAATTCGCCGGTCATCGCGAGTACGCACCGGGGGACGATCCCAAGCATATCGACTGGCGGGTGTACTTTACCCGCGACAAGTACTTCATCAAACAGTACGAGATGGAGACCAACTTTGTCGCGCATCTGCTGTTGGACGTGAGCGCGTCGATGCGCTACGGCGCCGACGAACAACAAAAGCTGGCCTATGCCGCCAAGATGCTTGTTTCGCTGGGGTATTCCATTGTCAAGCAAAGCGACAAGGTCGCGCTGGCCACGTTTGACACGCAAATCCGCGGCGTCATTCCCCCCAGTAACAGCATGTCGCAAATTCTGCGCATGACAGAACATCTGGATAAAATCCAACCCGTCGAAAAGACCAGCCTGACCGAATGCCTGTCGGAGCTGACCGGGCGCATGGGCCGGCGGCAAATTATCATGATCTTTAGCGACTTTTTGACGGATCTGAGCGGGTTGGAATCCGCCCTGCAGCAAATGCGCTACAACAAGCACGAAGTGATCCTCTTTCAAACATTGCATCACGACGAACTGGAATTCGACTTTGAGGGGATGGTAAAGTTCGTCGGCCTGGAAATCACCGAGGAAATCCTGACCCAACCGGACGAACTGCGCCGCGGCTACTTGCAGGCCCTGCGCAAATTCCAGGATAACTTGGCCGAAATTTGCTACCGCAACCGCGTGGAGCATGTCGTGGTCGACACCAGCCGCCCCATGGCCGAGGTCCTAGCGGACTATCTGAACCAACGCAGCCTATTGGCAATGAGCCGATAA